A single Eulemur rufifrons isolate Redbay chromosome 9, OSU_ERuf_1, whole genome shotgun sequence DNA region contains:
- the SLC26A11 gene encoding sodium-independent sulfate anion transporter codes for MPSFVKALGQAGSSSLGMTPNTCCCSPGAVQRWLPILAWLPDYSMQWLKMDVIAGLSVGLTVIPQALAYAEVAGLPPQYGLYSAFMGCFVYFFLGTSRDVTLGPTAIMSLLVSFYTFHEPAYAVLLAFLSGCIQLVMGFLRLGFLLDFISCPVIKGFTSAATVTIAFGQIKNLLGLQNIPRQFFLQVYHTFLSIGETRVGDAALGLVCMLLLVVLKLMRDHVPPAHPEMPPGVWLSRGLVWAATTARNALVVSFAALVAYSFEVTGCQPFVLTGETAKGLPPVRAPPFSVTTANGTISFTEMVQDMGAGLAVVPLMGLLESIAVAKAFASQNNYRIDANQELLAIGFTNVLGSLVSSYPVTGSFGRTAVNAQSGVCTPAGGLVTGALVLLSLDYLTSQFYYIPKAALAAVIIMAVAPLFDAKIFRTLWRVKRLDLLPLCVTFLLCFWEVQYGILAGALVSVLLLLHAVARPETQVSEGPVVVLQPASGLHFPAVEALREAILSRALEVSPPRCLVLDCTHVCSVDYTVVLGLGELLQDFHKQGASLVFTGLQVPVLRVLLSADLKGFQYFSTLEEAEKYLGQEPGTQPYNISEDSALEHKVALLKA; via the exons ATGCCCTCCTTCGTGAAGGCTCTGGGTCAGGCCGggtcctccagcctgggcatgACCCCGAACACCTGCTGCTGCTCACCCGGGGCTGTGCAGAGGTGGCTGCCCATCCTGGCGTGGCTGCCGGACTACTCCATGCAGTGGCTGAAGATGGACGTCATAGCTGGACTCTCGGTTGGGCTCACGGTCATTCCCCAGGCTCTGGCCTATGCTGAAGTGGCTGGACTCCCGCCCCAG TACGGCCTGTACTCTGCCTTCATGGGATGCTTCGTGTATTTCTTCCTGGGCACCTCCCGGGATGTGACTCTGGGCCCCACAGCCATCATGTCCCTCCTGGTCTCCTTCTACACCTTCCATGAGCCCGCCTATGCTGTCCTGTTGGCCTTCCTGTCTGGCTGTATCCAGTTGGTCATGGGGTTCCTGCGTTTGG GGTTCCTGCTGGACTTCATTTCCTGCCCTGTCATTAAAGGCTTCACCTCTGCTGCTACTGTCACCATTGCCTTTGGACAGATCAAG AACCTCCTGGGACTGCAGAACATCCCCAGGCAGTTTTTCCTGCAAGTGTATCACACCTTCCTCAGCATCGGAGAGACCAG GGTGGGCGACGCCGCGCTGGGGCTGGTGTGcatgctgctgctggtggtgctGAAGCTCATGCGGGACCACGTGCCGCCCGCGCACCCCGAGATGCCCCCTGGCGTGTGGCTCAGCCGCGGGCTGGTTTGGGCTGCCACGACAG CCCGCAACGCCCTCGTGGTGTCCTTCGCGGCCCTGGTTGCGTACTCCTTCGAGGTGACTGGATGCCAGCCTTTCGTTCTCACCGGGGAGACGGCCAAGGGGCTCCCTCCAGTCCGGGCCCCTCCCTTCTCAGTGACCACCGCCAACGGGACGATCTCCTTCACCGAGATGGTGCAG GACATGGGGGCGGGGCTGGCTGTGGTGCCCCTGATGGGCCTCCTGGAGAGCATCGCGGTGGCCAAGGCCTTTG CGTCTCAGAATAATTACCGCATCGACGCCAACCAGGAGCTGCTGGCCATCG GCTTCACCAACGTGCTGGGCTCCCTCGTCTCGTCCTACCCGGTCACCGGCAGCTTTGGGCG GACGGCGGTGAACGCCCAGTCGGGGGTGTGCACCCCAGCAGGGGGGCTGGTGACAG GAGCGCTGGTGTTGCTGTCCCTGGACTACCTGACCTCCCAGTTCTACTACATCCCCAAGGCCGCGCTGGCCGCGGTCATCATCATGGCTGTGGCCCCGCTGTTTGACGCCAAGATCTTCCGGACGCTCTGGCGTGTTAAGA GGCTGGACCTGCTGCCCCTGTGCGTGACGTTCCTGCTGTGCTTCTGGGAGGTGCAGTACGGCATCCTGGCCGGGGCGCTGGTGTCTGTGCTCCTGCTCCTGCATGCCGTGGCCCGGCCCGAGACCCAG GTGTCCGAGGGGCCGGTTGTCGTCCTGCAGCCGGCCAGCGGCCTGCACTTCCCCGCGGTTGAGGCCCTGCGGGAGGCGATCCTGAGCCGGGCCCTGGAAG TGTCCCCGCCGCGCTGCCTGGTCCTGGATTGCACACACGTCTGCAGCGTCGACTACACCGTGGTGTTGGGGCTCGGCGAGCTCCTGCAGGACTTCCACAAGCAGGGCGCCAGCCTGGTCTTCACCGGCCTGCAG GTCCCCGTTCTCCGTGTCCTGCTGTCCGCTGACCTGAAGGGGTTCCAGTACTTCTCCACGCTGGAGGAAGCAG AGAAATAcctggggcaggagccagggacCCAGCCCTACAACATCAGCGAAGACTCTGCTCTGGAACACAAGGTCGCCCTGTTGAAGGCTTAA